The nucleotide window cactgtcaccaaatgtgatactatcataaccatcattgccacttgtgttgattgaattgaacattcttgtatcactgatcatatgttgtgtgcacccactatcaagcacccaatgccttcctttggctttgtaattgatctacaaaagaagatcaattctttttaggtacccaaacttgcttgggttcttgaaggttagtaactaaGGCCTtgggcacccaaatggcttttttctttgagcccacaataggtacactaatgaacttagccttcacaccatttgagcccttggtaagcaaataacaagaatcaaacttaattgaggatacattagtgttcttgttcttgttcttgttcttgcaatattgctctatgtgtctaacttgcttgcatctattgcaaaactgaccattccTCTTCACAAATCTAGCTTTGGGagtagcaaaggccgccttgcctttcttgggggtatagcctaatccctctttattgagagaaaacctttggctacccaagtgaaagccctagtttggttttggataattgatgaaacctagtgtaCTAACCCTTGTCATTAAGTGTTCTAATTGAGATAGGGTGGTACACACtaagtgatggagctagatgatggtcatgatgatgatggtgaccaaaagagatgatcaagtgctccaacttggaaaacaagaaagagaaaaataaaaatcaagtgttgatcaaggcaaaggtatcaaataggtttttgttttggcactcaagacaccatagagggtgtgagtgtatttaggatcgatagccatactatgaagaggggagAAATCATAGTTGATGTATTTATCAACTTGCTATCaccatttgttgtactaatcatttttattcacccctctctagccatttaggacctttcaccaagcactttagcaagagggcctcaccaccataggcattgcctaaggcgcgagtgagctcatttaccttcttcttgagggtctcattttccaccataagtgaggcatcacaagtgaaaccatcacttaaaggtgaagtagaagtggatgtgctgcaagaaggattagtgggagcaacaatgataggctcaaAGAAACATGCATTAATTTGATCAAAAGTTAAGCCGATGTCACATATTGCAACAATCTCCTTCTTATCTAGGCTAAGGAGAGTGGAGTGGGCCTTTTCAAGCTTTGTACGAGccttaccaagcttctcatgggcttccactagcctctcatgagtagcattgagctcatcaaaggattgcttaagAGCTTGAAGCttcttgtgcaattctttgcactccttcctcttcttatccatATAAGAATTGGCTTGTTCCAACTTGTCCATGAGTTCCTCCTTAGAGGGATCATCCTTATCATCGCTCTCACTTTCACTtccatcactctcatcatattttaccttggtggccttagccatgaagcaagtcaatggagtgtcaaagagagaaggcttgttgttgattgcaatgcttgcaagtgccttcttcgaGGTgaccttctcatcatcactaaagTCATCATCATTggaagaagcatcactatccaatgTGACCACATaagatccacccttcttcttcttgaaggacatcttctcttccttcttttctttctttttcttcttctcatcctcatcattgtcactattttagggacaatttgctacaacatgatccttgctcttgcatttatagcatcttctcacatagtcTTTGTTCTTGAGGTGCTCTCTTCTATTTCTtgtaccatagcccttcttcttcatgaatttgccaaacttgcgtacaaagagagccatagcttcatcatcatcatcatcatcatcatcactaaatTGACTATCTTCACTTGATTCTTCCTTCTTTCCTTTGGTCTTGCTCTTAGATGATGTtgtggccttgaatgctacacttttcttcttcttgtcctcatcttgttcaaccccttccctttccacatggtatgtctcctCAGTCATGACATCACCTTATACTTGGTTAGGGGTTATGTCCTTCAAGCCGCCTCTTACAATAATTGttctcaatgtctcaaatcttggaggtaggcttCTCAAGAATCAATGGGAGAAGTCTTCATCACGTGTCTTCTCACCCAAACTCTTGAGGTCATTGATGATCACTTGCAATCTATAGAACATCTCTAGAATactctcatcatctttcatcttgaagcttgtcaacttgtctttGGGGATATATAGAGCTTGGCACTCTTGACCACCGGTgtaccctcatatgtttcttctaatATTTTCCAAACCTTATGTGCTCtctcaagatctttgatttgctcaaacacttttCAATCAATTGCATTATAAATGGTGTTTAGAGCCatagtgttgcattgcttgttctcTAGCTCTCTTGGGGTTGGATTTGTGGGATCAAGAATCACAAAATCATTCTCTATAACATCCTAAACCTTCTCATTGATTGAACCcaaatacatcttcatctttctctttgaATAATCATatgatgtgccatcaaagaatggtggcttgcccccaacatggttgaacacaatttggGCCATcttttgcaccaaaggttgttaagtcttgattcaaatggtgaccacatcatggataccacttgaaaggtcctcaaTGGCTAGAGGGAGTTGAATAGCCTTTAAAAATTTCTATGAAATACTAGAGCAACTAGTTACACAATTAGAAAGCGAAGCTTTTTGCTCTAGATCTacacaagggttgcaagccacctaaccaCTCAATTCTAGTTGATTATAATCTTCTAGGCACACAATGACTAAGTATCTACAATACTAAACTAGTGAGCTATCTATTTACAACTAGATTACCAACTAAGGCTAAGCTACACTAGCTATGCAAACTACCTCTACACAAGATATCACTGGGGATATAAATACAAGGGGTAGAGATGAATATACCGATCgtggcaagagatgatcaataagaataccaatgaaaaccaagtgaaatcCAAGGAGTCAATgacatgatttttctcccaaggttcatgtgcatgctggcacgctagtccccattgtgtcgaccgttcacttggtggtttAGCGAGCTAATAGGCATTCACAAGCCTAGCCCAACAAATGGGTGCCATAAGAACCAAACATAAATGAGggaactcaatgacacaagcaatttactagagtatcttttgtcTCTTCATcggaaaaaggtcaagaaccctcacAAGATCAccaggagatggccacgaacaatcaccaactcataccAAAGCTCCTCCACCA belongs to Miscanthus floridulus cultivar M001 chromosome 4, ASM1932011v1, whole genome shotgun sequence and includes:
- the LOC136548427 gene encoding CAX-interacting protein 4-like translates to MTEETYHVEREGVEQDEDKKKKSVAFKATTSSKSKTKGKKEESSEDSQFSDDDDDDDDEAMALFVRKFGKFMKKKGYGTRNRREHLKNKDYKKKKEKKEEKMSFKKKKGGSYVVTLDSDASSNDDDFSDDEKVTSKKALASIAINNKPSLFDTPLTCFMAKATKVKYDESDGSESESDDKDDPSKEELMDKLEQANSYMDKKRKECKELHKKLQALKQSFDELNATHERLVEAHEKLGHSSNCRTTVTADQEDGAPRRGELKEAMKLMEKNIQRAQREWDLAKANTWDLEYQYGALFEQLVTVFKQLRARRRAWPVMPSRRSTLEDEKKMAGRAKKLAEELKDYRRRAKAQFDVLEKEARTQRSKLDAIVAEVKLVLNCGDMEVAPQPDGRPPCPDTIIDRGTSAIEHQQLEDEVEDAAKKLAGDIDLFGEMDGNGQAQ